A genomic window from Lycium barbarum isolate Lr01 chromosome 4, ASM1917538v2, whole genome shotgun sequence includes:
- the LOC132638527 gene encoding NAC domain-containing protein 76 isoform X2, with translation MMMSAGNGQLSVPPGFRFHPTDEELLYYYLRKKVSYEAIDLDVIREVDLNKLEPWDLKEICRIGSCPQNEWYFFSHKDKKYPTGTRTNRATAAGFWKATGRDKAIYLSNSKRIGMRKTLVFYTGRAPHGQKTDWIMHEYRLDDNTPEVEEDGWVVCRVFKKKNYTRGFQHEMGEDHDEHQLHFTDHMKAAGSSSGGMTELSKQNNIQQPQAHCYDYASSFDGSMHLPQLLSPDLSLPCPLPPLSNMNHLECSHHNLLRLTSTPTAGCSSTFNIPRQHEKFSGDWSFLDKLLASNQGALQSQAATGDLVNPTGAQKYPIFHQHGFDPDLLKFSK, from the exons atgatgatgtcGGCAGGAAATGGGCAGCTTTCAGTTCCTCCGGGGTTTCGTTTCCATCCCACGGATGAGGAGCTTCTTTATTATTATCTCAGGAAGAAAGTTTCTTACGAAGCAATAGATTTGGATGTTATTAGAGAAGTGGATCTTAACAAACTTGAACCTTGGGACCTCAAAG AAATATGTAGAATAGGATCATGTCCACAGAATGAATGGTACTTTTTCAGCCACAAGGACAAGAAGTACCCAACTGGGACTAGAACAAATAGAGCAACGGCAGCTGGATTTTGGAAGGCGACCGGGAGAGATAAGGCAATATATCTTAGCAATTCCAAGAGGATTGGAATGAGGAAAACTCTTGTATTTTACACAGGACGTGCCCCTCATGGCCAAAAGACTGACTGGATCATGCATGAGTATCGCCTTGATGACAACACTCCTGAAGTAGAG GAAGACGGGTGGGTTGTTTGTAGGGTGTTCAAGAAAAAGAATTATACACGAGGTTTCCAACACGAGATGGGAGAAGATCATGACGAACATCAGTTACATTTCACCGATCATATGAAGGCAGCAGGAAGTTCTAGTGGCGGGATGACGGAATTATCAAAACAGAATAATATTCAACAACCTCAAGCACACTGCTACGACTATGCATCATCCTTTGATGGTTCAATGCACCTTCCTCAACTGCTTAGTCCCGACTTATCACTTCCTTGTCCACTCCCTCCTTTGAGTAACATGAACCACCTTGAATGTTCTCATCATAACTTATTGAGGCTAACATCAACACCAACTGCTGGTTGTAGTAGCACTTTTAATATTCCTCGACAACATGAAAAATTTAGTGGTGATTGGTCTTTCTTGGATAAGCTTCTTGCTTCAAACCAAGGTGCATTGCAGTCTCAAGCAGCTACAGGAGATTTGGTTAACCCAACAGGCGCACAAAAGTATCCAATATTCCATCAACATGGCTTTGATCCTGATCTTTTAAAATTCTCAAAGTAG
- the LOC132638527 gene encoding NAC domain-containing protein 76 isoform X1: MMMSAGNGQLSVPPGFRFHPTDEELLYYYLRKKVSYEAIDLDVIREVDLNKLEPWDLKEICRIGSCPQNEWYFFSHKDKKYPTGTRTNRATAAGFWKATGRDKAIYLSNSKRIGMRKTLVFYTGRAPHGQKTDWIMHEYRLDDNTPEVEPLQEDGWVVCRVFKKKNYTRGFQHEMGEDHDEHQLHFTDHMKAAGSSSGGMTELSKQNNIQQPQAHCYDYASSFDGSMHLPQLLSPDLSLPCPLPPLSNMNHLECSHHNLLRLTSTPTAGCSSTFNIPRQHEKFSGDWSFLDKLLASNQGALQSQAATGDLVNPTGAQKYPIFHQHGFDPDLLKFSK; encoded by the exons atgatgatgtcGGCAGGAAATGGGCAGCTTTCAGTTCCTCCGGGGTTTCGTTTCCATCCCACGGATGAGGAGCTTCTTTATTATTATCTCAGGAAGAAAGTTTCTTACGAAGCAATAGATTTGGATGTTATTAGAGAAGTGGATCTTAACAAACTTGAACCTTGGGACCTCAAAG AAATATGTAGAATAGGATCATGTCCACAGAATGAATGGTACTTTTTCAGCCACAAGGACAAGAAGTACCCAACTGGGACTAGAACAAATAGAGCAACGGCAGCTGGATTTTGGAAGGCGACCGGGAGAGATAAGGCAATATATCTTAGCAATTCCAAGAGGATTGGAATGAGGAAAACTCTTGTATTTTACACAGGACGTGCCCCTCATGGCCAAAAGACTGACTGGATCATGCATGAGTATCGCCTTGATGACAACACTCCTGAAGTAGAG CCATTGCAGGAAGACGGGTGGGTTGTTTGTAGGGTGTTCAAGAAAAAGAATTATACACGAGGTTTCCAACACGAGATGGGAGAAGATCATGACGAACATCAGTTACATTTCACCGATCATATGAAGGCAGCAGGAAGTTCTAGTGGCGGGATGACGGAATTATCAAAACAGAATAATATTCAACAACCTCAAGCACACTGCTACGACTATGCATCATCCTTTGATGGTTCAATGCACCTTCCTCAACTGCTTAGTCCCGACTTATCACTTCCTTGTCCACTCCCTCCTTTGAGTAACATGAACCACCTTGAATGTTCTCATCATAACTTATTGAGGCTAACATCAACACCAACTGCTGGTTGTAGTAGCACTTTTAATATTCCTCGACAACATGAAAAATTTAGTGGTGATTGGTCTTTCTTGGATAAGCTTCTTGCTTCAAACCAAGGTGCATTGCAGTCTCAAGCAGCTACAGGAGATTTGGTTAACCCAACAGGCGCACAAAAGTATCCAATATTCCATCAACATGGCTTTGATCCTGATCTTTTAAAATTCTCAAAGTAG